In Mycolicibacterium aubagnense, the DNA window TTCCCGAATTCCTATGGCACGCTGGGCTATTCGGTGCGGCTACGGATCGAGCTGGAACCCGTGCGACCGTTCGTCAAGCTGAGACACCTGCGCTTCCACCGGCTCACCGATCTGGTCGGCGAGCTGCAGCGGATCCTCGACACCGGCGGCCATGACGGCGTCCGCGTCGACTATCTCGACGGCGTCGTCTTCGGCCCCGATGAGAGCTACCTGTGTCTGGGAATGAAGACCGGGACGGACGGTCCGGTCAGCGATTACACCGGACAGCGCATCTTCTACCGGTCCATCCGGCACGACTCCGGCGAACAGCAAGACCGGCTGACCACCCAGGACTATCTCTGGCGCTGGGACACCGACTGGTTCTGGTGTTCCGAGGCCTTCGGCGCGCAGCGTCCGCTCGTCCGGCGGTTGTGGCCCCGGCGGTACCGGCGCAGCAGCGTGTACTGGAAGCTGGTCGGCCTGGACCAGCGCTTCCACATCGCCGACCGGATCGAGCGGCGCAGCATCTTTGCCCCGGAGCAGCCCCTGCGCGAGCGGGTGGTGCAGGACGTCGAGGTGCCGGTCGAGCGCGTCGTCGACTTTCTCGAGTGGTTTCTCGAGCGGGTGCCCATCACCCCGATCTGGTTGTGCCCGTTGCGGTTACGCGGTGACACCGGGTGGCCGCTGTATCCGATCCAGCCCCACTGCAACTACGTCAACGTCGGGTTCTGGTCATCGGTACCGGCCGGCCGGGAGGCCGGGGAGACGAACCGGTTGATCGAGAGCAAGGTCGACGACTGCGGCGGCCACAAATCCCTGTACTCCGAATCGTTCTATTCGCCCGAGGATTTCGACAGGCGTTACGGCGGCGCGGAGTACCGGAAGGTCAAGGACGTTTACGACCCCGAATCGCGGCTACTAGGTCTCTATGAGAAGGCGGTACAAGGGCAATGACGACAACTGACGACCACAGTACGACCGACGGCAAGCTGACTCTGGCTGAGGTCCTGGAGAGCTTCTCAAGCGGAAGGCTGCCCCTGAAATTCGAGGCGTACGACGGCAGTTCGACGGGCCCCGAGGACGCCGAACTGGGACTGAACCTGCTCACTCCGCGCGGCACCACCTACCTGGCGACCGCACCCGGGGACCTGGGCCTGGCGCGCGCCTACATCGCGGGCGATCTCGCGGCGCTCGGCGTGCATCCGGGCGACCCGTACGAGCTGATCAAAGCCCTGGGCGACAAGGTGCAGTTCAAACGTCCGCCGATCCGGGTGCTGGCGAACATCGTCCGGTCCATCGGAATCGAGCACCTGCTGCCGATCGCGCCACCACCGCAGGAGGCCCTGCCGAAATGGCGCCGGATCGCGGAAGGGCTGCGGCACAGCCGAATCCGGGACGCCGAGGCCATCCACCATCACTACGACGTGTCCAACACGTTCTACGAGCGGGTGCTCGGCCCGTCGATGACCTACACCTGCGCCTGCTACCCGCGCCCCGACGCCACGCTCGAGGAAGCCCAGGAGAACAAGTACCGGCTGGTGTTCGACAAGCTGCGGCTGCAGCCCGGCGACCGGCTGCTCGACGTCGGCTGCGGCTGGGGTGGCATGGTCCGGTACGCCGCTCGGCACGGTGTCCAGGCCACCGGCGTGACACTGTCCGCTGAGCAGGCCGACTGGGCCCAGCGCGCCATCGCCGACGAGGGCCTGGCCGACCACGCCCGCGTCGTCCACGGCGATTACCGCGACGTCCGGGCGGGGAACTTCGACGCGGTGTCCTCCATCGGCCTGACCGAGCACATCGGCGTCGCCAACTACCCCGCGTACTTCCGGTTCCTGCGCGACCGGCTCCGGCCCGGCGGGTTGCTGCTCAACCACTGCATCACCCGGCCGCACAACCATCCCGGGAACGTCGGCGGATTCATCGACCGCTACGTCTTCCCCGACGGGGAACTGACCGGCTCGGGCCGCATCATCGCCACGGCCCAAGACGCCGGGCTGGAGGTCCTGCACGAGGAGAACCTGCGCCAGCACTACGCCCTGACGCTGCGCGACTGGTGCGCCAATCTGGTCCGGAACTGGGACGACGCGGTGGCCGAGGTCGGCCTGGCCACGGCCAAGGTCTGGGGCATGTACATGGCCGGCTCCCGGGTGGGCTTCGAGACCAATGTGGTTCAGCTGCACCAGGTTCTGGCGGTCAAGCTGGACGAGCACGGCGCCGATGGCGGGCTGCCGCTGCGGCCGTGGTGGACGCCCTGACTACTCCCCGATGGGACGGGCGCCCAGCTCACTCTTGAGCAGTTCCAGCGCCACTTCTTCGGGATCGCGCCGTGGCACGTCCGTACCGCGGTCGTTGGCGGCGTCGGCCAGCATGTCCTCTTCTTCGGCGCGCTCCACGGCGGCCTGCTGCTCGGGCGTCGGCGCGTCGGATCGTGGCGCCGACGCCGCCGGCGGGGCACCGGCCGCACCCGCGGGCGCCGCACCGGCATCGCACCGCACCCGCCAGTTCACCCCGAGCGCGTCCTTGAGCGCCTCGCGGATGACGTCTGCGTTGTGCTGTTCGCTGAGCCGTTTCGCCAACGGCGGGGCCGGGTGCGCCAACACCAGGGTGTCGGCCTCGATGCCGCGCACCGTCGCCTCCATCAGCATGGCTTCCAGCGAGCGACTGCGGGCACGGACCTTCTCACGCACCGTCGTCCACATGGCGCGTACCGCGGCTGCGTCGGGCTCACCGGGCGTCGCCGCGGCCGGTGCCGCCGGCGCCGGAGCTGCCGGCTCGGGAGCCGGCGGAGCGACGGGTTCAGGCGATGTTTCACGTTGAACCGGCGCGGGTTCGGGGGCCGGACGCGGCTCGGGCCTTGCCACCGGGGGCGCCGGCGCCGGTTCCGGTTCTGATGACGAAACCGACTGTGGTGCTTGGCTTCTCCGCATGAACTGCCGACTGCCCGCTTGAGCCGATGGGGCGGCAAGAGCCGATGGGGCCTCCGGGTACGACTCGGCGGCAGCAGTCGCCACCGGGGCCGGCGCGGCCACCGGAGCGGGACGCGGTGCGGCGGCGACCCCACCCTCAGACGCCGGGATCGAGACGTTCATCCGCGTCTCGATCCGCTCGATGCGTTGCAGCAGAGCCGCTTCGGTGTCGCTGGCCGACGGCAACAGCAGCCGGGCGCACACCACTTCGAGCAGCAGCCGGGGTGCCGTCGCGCCGCGCATCTCCCCCAGCCCGGCATGCATCACCTCGGCGTAGCGAGTGAGCGTCGCAGTGCCGATCTGAGCGGCCTGGTCCCGCATGCGTTCCATGACGTCGTCCGGCGCGTCGACCACTCCGCGGGCCGCGGCGTCCGGAACCACTTGCAGCACAATCAGATCCCGGAAGCGCTCCAGCAGGTCGGTGCCGAAGCGGCGCGGGTCGTGCCCGGCGTCGATCACCGCCTCGACAGCGCCGAAGAGCGCCGCACCGTCGCCCGCGGCCAGCGCGTCGACCGCGCGGTCGATCAGCGCGAGGTCCGTCGCTCCCAGCAGCGACAGCGCCCGCTGGTAGACCACGCGGTTCTGCTCGGCGCCGGCCAGCAGCTGGTCGAGCACCGACAAGGTGTCACGGGGCGAGCCGCCGCCGGCCCGGATGACCAACGGGTACACCGCGTCGTCGACGCCGACGTCCTCCTGGGCGCAGATTTTCTCCAGTAGCCCGCGCATGGTCTTCGGCGGCAGCAACCGGAACGGGTAGTGGTGCGTGCGCGACCGGATGGTCGGCAGCACCTTCTCCGGCTCCGTGGTGGCGAACACGAAGATCAGGTGCTCCGGCGGCTCCTCGACGATCTTCAGCAGCGCGTTGAAACCCGCGTTGGTCACCATGTGCGCTTCGTCGATGATGAAGATGCGGTAGCGCGACTGCGCCGGTGCGTAGAACGCGCGGTCCCGGAGTTCACGGGTGTCGTCGACACCACCGTGGCTGGCCGCGTCGAGCTCGACGACGTCGATGTTGCCCGGCCCGTTGGGAGCGAGCGCCACACACGAATGGCACACCCCGCACGGGTTGGCCGTCGGGCCCTGCTCGCAGTTCAGTGACCGGGCCAGGATGCGCGCCGACGACGTCTTACCGCAGCCCCGCGGCCCGGAGAACAGGTAGGCGTGGTTGATCCGGCCTGATTCCAGCGCGTTGCACAGCGGCTCGGTGACATGCTCCTGCCCGACTACCTCAGCGAAACTGGCCGGTCGGTACTTGCGGTAGAGAGCCACGGGAGAAGGCTACCGAGCCGGTCCGACGGTCCGCATGCCACGGCCCGATGCGATCGGCCACACTGGCGGGCATGGCACTATCCGGGCGCTCCGGCGACGTTTCTTACGACGATCTACTGAATCGGATATCCGATCTGGAGCGCCGGGTCGCGCTCTTGGAACGCGCCGGCCACGGCGGCACAGTGAGCCCGCCGCCGCCGGCCAGACCGCAACCGTCCGCCGTCGCGGGGGTCAGCCAGGAAGTCTGGCGGCTGGCGGCCTCCGGACAGAAGATCCAAGCCATCAAACGTCTGCGCGAGGAAACCGGGATGGGCCTGAAAGCGGCCAAGGACGTCGTCGACCGGCTGTAGCGCCCCGAACCGTTGACCCTGACGTGGCGGCGGGAAATCCGCCCGTGGATCGCCGTGCAGTCAGGGTCGACTCCAGTTCAGCGCCAATTGCCGCTGATCCTGACGTCACGGCGCACCCCATTCGAACAAATGCACCGTGAGTACCGGGTCAACGCAAGAACGGTCAGCCTTTCAGCAGCACCTCGGTCGCAGCCAGCAGCGCGCACGTCGCCAGGCCGTCGATGGCGACCCGCAGGTCCGGCAGCGACGGGAATGTCGGCGCGATCCGGATGTTCTTGTCGTCCGGGTCCTTTTTGTACGGGAACGACGCACCGGCCGCGGTCACCGCGATGCCGGCGTCTTTCGCCAGGGCCACGGTGCGCTTGGCGGTGCCCGGCCACACATCGAGGCTGACGAAGTAGCCCCCCTTGGGGTCGGTCCACGACGCGATCTTCGACTCGCTGAGCCGGTCGTCGAGAATTTCGGCGACCGCCGCGAACTTCGGCGCCATCAGCGCCTGGTGCCGCTGCATGTGCAGCCGCACGCCGTCGGCGTCGCCGAAGAAGCGGACATGCCGCAGCTGGTTCACCTTGTCCGGACCGATGGTCTTCTTCTCCGCGTGCTGCAGGTACCACGCGATGTTGCCGAGCGAGCCACCGAAAAAGCTGACGCCGGCTCCGGCGAAGGTGATCTTGGACGTCGAGGCGAACACGTAGGGCCGGTTCGGGTTGCCCGCGGTCGCGGCCAGCCCGACGATGTCGATGTTCGGCACCGATTCGTGCGTCAGCGTGTGCACGGCGTAGGCGTTGTCCCAGAACAGCCGGAAATCCGGTGCGGCCGTTTGCATCTGCACCAGCCGCCGGGTGACCTCCCAGGAGTAGGTGACGCCGGTCGGGTTGCCGAACACCGGCACGCACCACATGCCCTTGATCGCCGGGTCGGCGGCGACCAGTTCCTCGATGAGGTCGACGTCGGGGCCCTCCTCGAGCATGGGAACCGGGATCATCTCGATCCCGAAGCTCTCGGTGATCGCGAAGTGGCGGTCATACCCCGGCGACGGGCAGAGGAACTTGACGCCGGATCCTGAAACTTCCTCGCTCCAAGGCCGCGGCGAATCGACGCCACCGTGCAGAAGCGAGAACACGATGACGTCGTGCATCAGCTCCAGGCTGGCGTTGTTGCCGGCAATCAGGTTCGACACCGGCAGGCCGAGCAGTTCGCCGAAGATGGCCCGCAGCTCGGGCAGGCCGTGGAGACCGCCGTAGTTGCGGGTGTCGGTGCCGGTGGAATCCAGGTAGGAGCCCGGGGTGTCCCCCGGCAGGCCCAGCATGGCGTTCGACAGATCAAGCTGCTCCGCTGACGGCTTACCCCGAGTCAGATCGAGAGTCAGATTGCGGGCCTGCAGCTCGGCGTAATTGCGCTGCTGCAGTTCGAGCTGGGCCTGCAATTCGTCACGGCCGAGGGACAGAAACGACACGGCGCGCCTTTCGCATCAGATCGCGAAAACATAGGGGACCCCGCGCACCCGCCAGAGCCCATTGACCCTTGCTGCCTTCCGGCCCTGGGGGAGTTCACAGGATGGACGCCGCGCGGGGTCCGGCCATGAGTGTAGTACCCACCCAGTGGCACGCCGGTAGGGCGTCGGATCCGGGTCGGGTACCCTTGTCGACGGAGGATTCGCCTAGTGGCCTATGGCGCTCGCCTGGAACGCGGGTTGGGTTAACAGCCCTCAGGGGTTCAAATCCCCTATCCTCCGCACTCGTCCGGGGTGCGACCAGCTGAGAAGCCGGTCGCACCCCGGACCCACATCGGAGCGAAAAACCTCGAGGAGCAGCATGCGGCGGCCGGTAGCGATCCTTTGGCACGCGTCATTCCTGGTACTCGCCGGGCTGCTCTTCTTCTTCTTCGTCCTGCCCCGCTGGAATGAACTGACCGGCGACTGGTCGCACACCCTCGGCACCTCGATGCGCATCGTCTGCGGCCTCGTCGTCGCGTTGTCGGCACTGCCGGTCCTGTTCACCCGCCAGCGCACCGCCCAGCCCGAGTACGGCACCCCCGAGTTGGCGCTGTCTCTGCGCACCTGGTCGATCGTCCTGCACATCGTCGCCGGCGTACTGATCATCGGTGCCGCGATCAGCGAAATCTGGCTGACCCTGGATCAGGCGGGCACCTGGCTGTTCGGTATCTACGGTGGCGCGGCCGGGCTGGCCCTGCTCGCCGCCCTGGCGTTCTACCTGGCCTTTGTCGCCGAACTGCCGCCGCCGCCCCCGGCCCCGGTGAAGGTCAAGGACGGCACTCGCCGCGGCCGTCGCAAGAACGACGAGGCCGGCGACGAGGCCGGCGTAGAGGCCCCAGCCGGCACCGCCGAAGCAGGCGACGAGGCAGCCCCCGAGACCGCATCCGAGGCCCCCGTAGAGGACGGCAAAGAGGCTGCTGAAGAGGCAACCGAGACCGACGACGCCGGTAACGCCGACGACGCCGAGTCCGATGAAGCCGCCAAGACGTCCGGCGAAGAGACCGCCGGCACCGAAGAGGACGAGGCTGAAGAAAAGGCCACTGATGACGCCCCCGCCGGTAAGCTGCGCAACCGCCGCTCCGGCAAGGGTTCCGGGTTGTTCGGGCGCGGAGCCTAAGGGTCCGGTCACAGGGCCATCACCTCGCAGTCCGGAGGACAGCACATGGGCGGGTTCCGCTTCTGCGGTCGGTTCGGCACCGCGGTCGTCGCGGCAGCCGTCGGCCTGGCCACCATCAGCGTCGCTCCAGCCGCACACGCGGACCCGTCCGCTGGCGAAGCCGCCGTCGAACCCGCGACCGCGCGCGTCGACACCATCATCAATTACCAGCACGCCATCGGCGCCGGGACCGGCTTCGTGCTGGACCCGGGTGGCGGGCTGCTGACGAACTTCCACGTCGTGCAGGGCGCCGACAAGGTGACAGCCACCGTCGGCGGGCGGCCGTACCGCGCGGACCTGGTGGGCTACGACCGGCATCACGACATCGCTGTGCTGCAGCTGCGCGGCGCAGCCGATCTACCGGTCGCCCCGATCGGTGACTCCTCGCAGTTGGGTGTCGGCGACGAGGTGGTTGCGCTGGGCAACGCGGACGGCAGCGGCAGTTCCCTGACCCACGAGGCCGGACACGTGATCGGGCTCAACCGCACCATCAGCGCAAAAGATGAGCTGACGGGCAGTTCTGAGCAGGTGACGGGCCTGATCCAGTTCGCGGCCCCGGTGCGGGCCGGCGATTCGGGCGGCCCCTTGGTCGCCGCCGACGGCCGGGTCGTCGGGATGACGACGGCGGCGACGCTGAACTACCGCATGGGTCCGGGCGGCGAGGGTTTCGCGATCCCGATCAACGAAGCACTGGCAACCGCTGCGCAGATCCGGGCAGGCGCTGTCTCGAACGACATCCACATCGGGCAGCCGACGCTGCTCGGCGTCGGTGTCGGTGGCATGGATGAGCACTCTCAGCTGCCCGGCGTGCTGATCCGCGACGTGATCAGCGGCGGACCCGCGCAAATCGCCGGGATGCTCCCCGGCGACGTGCTGGTGAGCATCGATGCCGTCACGGTGAGCTCGGCGGGCGCGCTTACCAGCGTGCTGGATCGGCACTATCCCGGCGACGTCGTCGACCTGTTCTGGATCGACCGCGCCGGGCAGCAACACACCGGCAAGGCCGTGCTGACGTCCTGACACGCAGATTTCTGGCAAAAATAAACTACTAGCCCGTCAAAGTAGCTGGCCAGCAGTACTGCCGGGTCCTTCCGTTATGGCGATTTGCCACCGCTCCTCGACGTACCGTAATGCCGCATTACTGGCCGCCGAAGCCCTTGGCGAGGTCCTTTTCGCGAGTTAGATTGACGACACATTCAGCATGTCAATGAGCCTTCGGTCACAGCTGTTAACCCGGCGGTTACCCGGTCAAAGGGAGTAGCCCAGTGTTCCACCTCTATGTGGAGGCGTACACAGCGATTTGGGCTGTGGTGGCCCTGGCGACGTATCAGGTCGGCCGGCGGTTGAGCAGTGACGAGCAACCGCCCGACCATCCCCTGCTCACCAGCATTCTGGCCGGCGTGTTGTGGCCCGTCGTCGTGGCCGGCCTCATGGAGGCGTTCACCATCACGTTGATGTCCGGTAGCCATGCGTGGCGCGACCCGGCTCCCGTCGGGCCGGCCTACGTCGCCACCGTCGCGCCCCTGCCGTAACGCTCAGGCCACGCCCCGAAGGTGGGATGCAGACGCCCCGACGGTGGCCTGGTCCGCGCCGGTCATCGTCCGCAGCAGCGTTTTTTGTTCACGTGACCCGCGGTCGGCCGCTCGCCGTGAACCGCCGGGCAGGACCAGCGCCGCAACGCTGCGGACGCCGTTGACGGGAATGCGGAGCAGCGGATACCACGGCGGCATGTAGGTCGGCAGCCCTAGCGTGCGCATCACCCGCGGACCCAGGAAGGCGGTCGTGACCGACAGGTGCTGCGCCCAGGCCAGCCGTTGACGAAGACCGGCGGCACCGCGGTAATGCCAGGTCAGCGGGTCGCGCGCCATCGGCACCGACAATTGCCTGGTGGTCTCGTCGGAGACCGCCAGGGCCGTGGACGTGTGATAGAGGATGCGGACGCTGTCACGGAAGGACCGTGGCAGCCACTCGTCCTGCACACCCATCAGCCAACCGACGTACCGGGTCAGGTGGGCAATGCTGCTCAACTCGGCGGGCGTGGCCACGATGCCCATGGCCAGGCCACCGAGAACGGGCGCGATCAACGCACCGACCAGCGTGGCTGCCATGTCGGTCTGATTGACCGGCAGGCCCCACTGCTCGGGGCGCCAGTCCGGCAACGCCTGCACGTGCCTGCGCACCATGGCATGCACGAACCTCACGCGGATCGTGGACCGGTATCCCGAACCGAACTTGTCCAGGCCACCGTCGTCGATCACATCGAGTGCCCACTGCATGGTCTCGGCGAACCGCTGGTTGGACCCTTTCTCCAGAGCTCCGGTCCGCAGCAGGGTCTGGTTGAACCCGGAGAACTGGTAGCCACCCAGCAGTGCCACGTCGCGGGCGATGTACATGCCATCGGCGCCGCCGCGCCGCAACGTCCGCTGCCCGATGCGCAGCGCTTCGTGGTCGACCCAGTCCGGCGTGGCCTCGACCGATTCAAAGATGCGGCGCAGCGGCTCGGGCGCCTCCGGCACACTGGCGATGCCGTCGGCGAGCGCGCGGTCGAACAGCGGCCGCAGCTGCTTGGTTCCCGCCTCCGACATCCAGGCAACCAACGAATCCATGGGCTCGTCGCCCGCGTTGAGGCGCTCACCCAGCCGCTGCCACCCCGCCGAATCGGGCTTCCCGATGGCCAGCATGGCGGCGAACGAACTGATCGCCACGGGTACCGGTTGCGGCCGGTCGGGATGACGCGCCGGAATCGGCAGGGACATGTTCGCACTCCTTGTCGCCTTTGACAACGTATGT includes these proteins:
- a CDS encoding FAD-binding oxidoreductase; translated protein: MTAVATDATTAHEAAVQRLVDSYRAIPQGATVRLAKPTSNLFRARSRTKTKGLDVSGLDGVLAVDTESRTADVQGMCTYETLVAATLPFGLAPMVVPQLKTITLGGAVTGLGIESTSFRNGLPHESVLELDILTGAGELIRASPHTHSDLFYAFPNSYGTLGYSVRLRIELEPVRPFVKLRHLRFHRLTDLVGELQRILDTGGHDGVRVDYLDGVVFGPDESYLCLGMKTGTDGPVSDYTGQRIFYRSIRHDSGEQQDRLTTQDYLWRWDTDWFWCSEAFGAQRPLVRRLWPRRYRRSSVYWKLVGLDQRFHIADRIERRSIFAPEQPLRERVVQDVEVPVERVVDFLEWFLERVPITPIWLCPLRLRGDTGWPLYPIQPHCNYVNVGFWSSVPAGREAGETNRLIESKVDDCGGHKSLYSESFYSPEDFDRRYGGAEYRKVKDVYDPESRLLGLYEKAVQGQ
- a CDS encoding class I SAM-dependent methyltransferase, coding for MTTTDDHSTTDGKLTLAEVLESFSSGRLPLKFEAYDGSSTGPEDAELGLNLLTPRGTTYLATAPGDLGLARAYIAGDLAALGVHPGDPYELIKALGDKVQFKRPPIRVLANIVRSIGIEHLLPIAPPPQEALPKWRRIAEGLRHSRIRDAEAIHHHYDVSNTFYERVLGPSMTYTCACYPRPDATLEEAQENKYRLVFDKLRLQPGDRLLDVGCGWGGMVRYAARHGVQATGVTLSAEQADWAQRAIADEGLADHARVVHGDYRDVRAGNFDAVSSIGLTEHIGVANYPAYFRFLRDRLRPGGLLLNHCITRPHNHPGNVGGFIDRYVFPDGELTGSGRIIATAQDAGLEVLHEENLRQHYALTLRDWCANLVRNWDDAVAEVGLATAKVWGMYMAGSRVGFETNVVQLHQVLAVKLDEHGADGGLPLRPWWTP
- a CDS encoding DNA polymerase III subunits gamma/tau, whose protein sequence is MALYRKYRPASFAEVVGQEHVTEPLCNALESGRINHAYLFSGPRGCGKTSSARILARSLNCEQGPTANPCGVCHSCVALAPNGPGNIDVVELDAASHGGVDDTRELRDRAFYAPAQSRYRIFIIDEAHMVTNAGFNALLKIVEEPPEHLIFVFATTEPEKVLPTIRSRTHHYPFRLLPPKTMRGLLEKICAQEDVGVDDAVYPLVIRAGGGSPRDTLSVLDQLLAGAEQNRVVYQRALSLLGATDLALIDRAVDALAAGDGAALFGAVEAVIDAGHDPRRFGTDLLERFRDLIVLQVVPDAAARGVVDAPDDVMERMRDQAAQIGTATLTRYAEVMHAGLGEMRGATAPRLLLEVVCARLLLPSASDTEAALLQRIERIETRMNVSIPASEGGVAAAPRPAPVAAPAPVATAAAESYPEAPSALAAPSAQAGSRQFMRRSQAPQSVSSSEPEPAPAPPVARPEPRPAPEPAPVQRETSPEPVAPPAPEPAAPAPAAPAAATPGEPDAAAVRAMWTTVREKVRARSRSLEAMLMEATVRGIEADTLVLAHPAPPLAKRLSEQHNADVIREALKDALGVNWRVRCDAGAAPAGAAGAPPAASAPRSDAPTPEQQAAVERAEEEDMLADAANDRGTDVPRRDPEEVALELLKSELGARPIGE
- a CDS encoding S1C family serine protease; protein product: MGGFRFCGRFGTAVVAAAVGLATISVAPAAHADPSAGEAAVEPATARVDTIINYQHAIGAGTGFVLDPGGGLLTNFHVVQGADKVTATVGGRPYRADLVGYDRHHDIAVLQLRGAADLPVAPIGDSSQLGVGDEVVALGNADGSGSSLTHEAGHVIGLNRTISAKDELTGSSEQVTGLIQFAAPVRAGDSGGPLVAADGRVVGMTTAATLNYRMGPGGEGFAIPINEALATAAQIRAGAVSNDIHIGQPTLLGVGVGGMDEHSQLPGVLIRDVISGGPAQIAGMLPGDVLVSIDAVTVSSAGALTSVLDRHYPGDVVDLFWIDRAGQQHTGKAVLTS
- a CDS encoding oxygenase MpaB family protein — protein: MSLPIPARHPDRPQPVPVAISSFAAMLAIGKPDSAGWQRLGERLNAGDEPMDSLVAWMSEAGTKQLRPLFDRALADGIASVPEAPEPLRRIFESVEATPDWVDHEALRIGQRTLRRGGADGMYIARDVALLGGYQFSGFNQTLLRTGALEKGSNQRFAETMQWALDVIDDGGLDKFGSGYRSTIRVRFVHAMVRRHVQALPDWRPEQWGLPVNQTDMAATLVGALIAPVLGGLAMGIVATPAELSSIAHLTRYVGWLMGVQDEWLPRSFRDSVRILYHTSTALAVSDETTRQLSVPMARDPLTWHYRGAAGLRQRLAWAQHLSVTTAFLGPRVMRTLGLPTYMPPWYPLLRIPVNGVRSVAALVLPGGSRRAADRGSREQKTLLRTMTGADQATVGASASHLRGVA
- a CDS encoding ribosomal protein L7/L12; translated protein: MALSGRSGDVSYDDLLNRISDLERRVALLERAGHGGTVSPPPPARPQPSAVAGVSQEVWRLAASGQKIQAIKRLREETGMGLKAAKDVVDRL
- a CDS encoding aminotransferase class I/II-fold pyridoxal phosphate-dependent enzyme; this translates as MSFLSLGRDELQAQLELQQRNYAELQARNLTLDLTRGKPSAEQLDLSNAMLGLPGDTPGSYLDSTGTDTRNYGGLHGLPELRAIFGELLGLPVSNLIAGNNASLELMHDVIVFSLLHGGVDSPRPWSEEVSGSGVKFLCPSPGYDRHFAITESFGIEMIPVPMLEEGPDVDLIEELVAADPAIKGMWCVPVFGNPTGVTYSWEVTRRLVQMQTAAPDFRLFWDNAYAVHTLTHESVPNIDIVGLAATAGNPNRPYVFASTSKITFAGAGVSFFGGSLGNIAWYLQHAEKKTIGPDKVNQLRHVRFFGDADGVRLHMQRHQALMAPKFAAVAEILDDRLSESKIASWTDPKGGYFVSLDVWPGTAKRTVALAKDAGIAVTAAGASFPYKKDPDDKNIRIAPTFPSLPDLRVAIDGLATCALLAATEVLLKG